GACGGCCACGATATATTGTTTTGCACTTGAAAGCCATATATGGACGAATAAAAtgtattgatgatgatgatgatgcaatGACAAGGTACCTGCTTTTTTGCGTCCGTCCATAAGTTGTATGCATTCGAGACCTTTGATGTTGAGTTAAGATATACGAAAAAAGGTCCAAACACCTTCCTCCACGTCTCCCCCCTTTCGAAATGAGCTAATATATAATCGATCCCCAATATAATGGGTTCCATGAAACATCTTGTAACTTTAGTTGAAGCAATAACATATTTTGTCCCTTTGGAGATTGATGTCATATTTCAATATATCATGGTACTTCTCTTGTTTGAGGATTTTTGAAAGATATCTATTGGCTACTTGGAGCCATCCCACATATTCTAAACATATACTGTTtcaaataatttgagatgatCTGCTTCTccttttcctaaaaaaaaacgaaaacaaaaagATGATCTGTAACTTCTTGCAATTTTAGAGTGATAAATTTACAGCAAGACAAGCTGGACCCGTGTGGACAGTGAGCTTTTGCTTGGTAGGACGGCCGTTTCGAAACTCATGGCTGGGAAAAATGACCCAGAATCCTACATTCATGGGACCAGAACTTATCCATCCATGGACTCCACCATCTTTGTTGTCCATTGAATTCTGGTACTTATCATCAACCTGCATGCATCAACACACAAGATAATCTATTTCTATCTATTTCATTTTGGTTATTGTAAACCAGTGCATCCATCCAAGCACAAAAACTCACAACAGACAAACTTTAGTTATATGCACCTCGCCTTTGAGATCTGGATTAATGGGATTTATCAGCAAAACCGACTCTGGTACAGTTAGTTGTTTGCCTCTACCAAGTAGTAGATCTTCTGGTGGATTCAAGTTTCGGCTGTTACCTTTCTCTCTGACAGTGATTTTTAAGAAGGTTAGCTTCAGATTCGTACATGATCTTAGGAGGTGGATTTTCTAGATCAAGATTTTCTACTCTAGATTTGAGTTACAATTATTCGCAATATAGCCTCAATGTGTTGTAGGAAATATGTTCATTGATGCTGCACTTGGTCACGTTTACATGTATCATGATGTGAATTGTTGCAAATTTTGAAATGTTACAAAGAAGCATGATAAAGCAGTCCTCATCCCTttctaataaatagaattttttttacatcagatatggttctatatatattttttttgataggcaGATATGGTTCTATATTATCCTATAGAACCAATTTATTGTAGTGGTTGgttaaattaagattttgagAAGTGGTCAAGATTGTGTTTGGGAGTAATCAGGAATCAAAATTGTCTGCAGATGGTTGGACttcaaaatattcttaactTACTCGTGCATGAAATTAATGAATCCTCTCATACTTTCTATAGTCAATTTGTGGCTAATACCAATAATGTTAGTTTACATTATGTGGTTAAAGGGATTTCAAGGGTTCTTCCAGCCACTTTTACTTGAGAAGTTTGTGCATCTGCAGCTGCAAAAAGCCTATGACAGCCCCCAAGATTTGGTTTCTGCATCCATTGCTCTGCAGAAAATGGTACTGATTAATAATTGCGGGGAGCGTCTTGTCATCTTCAGCTGAAGTTGTTGTACTACATCAATTTGGTGATCAAGCTCACGTTTTTCTTTGCCATAAGAGAAATGGATGCTTCTTCCCTTCTATGTTTGCTCTCTATGCTCTACACTCAATGAAGAGATCAATGCATTTGATTGAAGATCTGATGAAGAATGGTAGCTTTCTGGCTACTATGGGAATTAGTGTATACCTCAAGTATCAGTATCCATAGTTTTAACCTTATGTTACAAAAATGCATAGGCACCTTGTTAGTATCACTTATTTCTTGGTCCTTTCTCGAAAGTGAcattgacaaaaaaataaaatatctgcTGAAATGTCGTTTTTTGTTGGAGCGACGGGAGCAGACAAAGCTGAAATGGAAAGctagaaaacaattttaaaaaaaaaatgcggtGAGCGTGGATCGAACACGCGACCTTCAGATCTTCAGTCTGACGCTCTCCCAACTGAGCTATCCCCGCGCTTTGTCATCAGCCGACTCTTAATAACTTTAAACTACATAGCTTGAGCTTCCTCCTGAGATTTGATCCAAAAACTATTAGGacatcgtttgttttcacaaatgagttgagataaaagttaaaaattaaataaaatattgttagaatatatttttttaatataatttttattttgagatttgaaaaaattgaattatttattttattttatatgaaaatttgagaaagttgtaatgattagataaaataagatgaaaatttttgtaaaaatgaacGAGATTAATGCAACGTTCAACCCTGAAGAAAATCTTATACATACATTTTCAATCTAATTGGACTCTGCCCATTATGGCCAAAAGAACAAATGTTTTTTCCAATGAATGTAATTCACAGGCCAAACTCTCAATTTTCATAGACAATCAACATAAAAAGGGCTCTACAGTACTGCCTGCATTggagaaaattatatatgaatgttCTTCTGGGAGAATAGTACAAATAATGTGACAGTAAAAGTCATCAAATTAATAATGGATCCACGCCTAGTATAATATGTACTAGCATGACAAAAACCGCtgaaaaactccaaaaaaaaaagaaaaacaaaacaaaaacaaaacgaaGTTACTATGTTTATGTACCCTTACACCTACAGACCTTTCGCAGAATCGCAGCGATTTTCTTGGTTGAGGgaagttttacttttttctatGTAATAAAACTACGATCATGTAATGGTACATGATAGCTAGTGCCTAACACGTTTTAGAATTATATGCAAGTTTCGTATATGATCATGATTATGATACCAGAATTCTCACTTGTCATCCTTTACATCAATTGGGTATAAACATGCAGGAAGTTCCAATCTAACAGCAAAAGGACGAGTAAGCTGGGACGGGGAGGACtaggaagggagagagaaagagagttggGCGAgtgaatataaattatgttgaaCATGAAAAGGGAACTATTTAGAGAGAAAGAAGGGGTGGAAAAAGGCGAAAGAATATGAACAGATCCATCCAGGTTGCTCATCAACATGGAATGGGTCTCTTTTTCACTACTGGCAGTTGGCTCCGATCCATTTACTTTAGAAACACGGATTACAGATGACAGACAGTATGTACAAATTTAAGACCTTCACAACCGCCATCTGTCCTCTTTTTCAGTTCTCAATCTTCTATATATTCTCTCCTTCCCAACttcatttctcatttctcattatCTTGGTTAGTATCTCAGCAAAGATGGATTCTAAGCTTCTTTTGGTGGTGCTTCTCGGTGCACTTATTTGCACTCATGCTAGAGAGCTTGTCGGTCAAAAGGCCGGTACATTTAAAGAGGAGAAGACATTCTTTCACCACTTCCCTGGTTATGGTGGTGGGctaggtggtggtggtggtggtcggGGTGGCTTGGGTGGTGGAGCTGGACTTGGTGGGGGTTCTGGCTTGGGTAGTGGAGTTGGGCTTGGCGGGGGTTCTGGCTTGGGCGGAGGTGGAGGCGGAGggtttggtggtggtggtgggagtGGAGTAGGTGGTGGCTCGGGTTTTGGAGGTGGAGCTGGAGGTGGCTTTGGGTCTGGAGCCGGAGGACTAGGGGGTGGCAGTGGTGGAGGGTTTGGAGGCGGTGGCGGTGACTTAATTGGCGGTGGGGCTGGTGGTGGATATGGCGGAGGAGCCGGTGGAGGTATCGAGGGTGGATTGCCTTGACTTCAGAATTTGTCACCAATGCTACCACTAGTTACTTAGTGCTAATGTCTGGTTAATGTTCACAATTATTGATGTACGAGTCATTCTCCGGTTTCATTATCTAATATGATGAGGAATAATTAGGAAATAAGCTATCTAATATGATGAGGAATAACTAGGAAATAAGCTAGTGcagttattttctttatattcgATAAACCCATAAGCTGGTATTAAACTCGACCCAATTAAAGGAACTTTGCATACCATTTAAATTGGAAATTAACATGGAATTATGATAAGAAACCAAATGGTGATAGGTGGTTTATGCCATGAAATGGTGAGACAAATGTTAATGGTGTGGCCAAAGTGATGggagcaagcaagcaagcaagcttCTGAAATTTGGGATTTGATGCCTAATCCAATGCAATTATCAAGCCTCCATGCAGTGCCAATGCGGATTTACATTCTTGGGGGCGGAAGACAAAACCAACCCTTACAATACGTGTGATTAAccaactctctcttctctgtCTCTCATATACagatatataaacacacacacacacacactgcaTGTATGAACTACTAGTTGTTGATTTGGTCACAAGTATGCATGTCTGGGttagttgaaacttgaaagcccACCTCTCAATGAATTAGGAATTTCAGTGTTGATTATTTTGGATGAGGATACTTTATGTCACGAACACATGATACGTTCATTAACAAATGGGAGGAAAGGATATCATAAATTGCAATTATTGGTGGTGAAATTGGATTTGGCTCAAACCCAACATTATATATTACTCGACTATATTAAGGAATTCTCTAAGTTTGAGAGGTAAACTTGATTTTCTGTATGTATCTGAGTCTGATATTCCAAAAACACAATCTACTCACATGAAGGgttttgtttttatcattttacttgtgaatctcattctttttaacctagtaatattattttttaacttaaattgttattctattatcaagttAGTGTATAAAACATACAATCCATATCagttaaatagtaaaatataatttgtaagattcaagttttaaaatttatcttttcaatcaaattatactatataagaACTTTACTATGTATGCTCCACACATCtgcttgagaatataattttttaatttattattcttagtCACATTAATTGATAATACTCTAATAGAATTTATATGATAATCATttaaatgtataattatataaattatctcataaaattaatactaaaaaaatgataaactcagtatgaaaataaactcctaAAAACacgatgcaaaaaaaaaaaaaaaaattcatattttggaataaagtgttttttttttaatatcattttggaCTAGAGTTTTGTAAGATAATACAGGGGTACACTTCTTTTAGCTATTCTGGTCCTAGGGCATATTGGACCGGAGCCATCTTGGCCCACTAATTACTTTGATCTAAGAAACGAAACTGGTCCAAACCAGGCCCATGACATGCGAAAACACCCTTCATCTTTCTCAACCGCCCTAGAGAGCCGTTTCACATACTCAGAgctctcctctcctcttctcctctcCTTCCTCTCACACCGTTCCGAAGCCCCCACAGAGTCCACTTAGTGAACCCCGGAAGGAAAAATGGCTGACGTGGTGCAGTACCGGCTCGAGCGCATGGTGGACGAGCTAGACGACCTCGAGATGCGAGGCCTCTTTTCGCGCCGGGAGATAGCCGAGATCGTTAAGCAGCGCCGCAAGTACGAGTACAGGCTCAAGCGCCCTAGCCCGCTCAAGCAGGACTACCTCGCCTACATCGATTACGAGACTCAGCTGGACTCGCTCCGCCGCCTCAGGAAGAAGTCGGTGGCTCGTGACCTCAAGGCCAAAGGCAACAAGAAGATGAAGCAGTCCATTTCGGACTTCGCCGGCGTCTCCAGGATCGTAGATATTTACCGGCTCGCCGTTATGCGCTTCAAGGGCGATATCGATTTGTGGTTTCGGTATCTTGAGTTTTGCAGGCAGCGAAGGAATGGGAGAATGAAGAAGGTACATAAATTTATTCTCAAACTTTGTTTTTGACACTATTTTGTTGCTGAGAAAGTGAAGGAAAGTAATGCTTTTGATTGTAAAATGAGAAGCTCGAGTTAAATTAAgctgaaatttttaaaattgggtCTGTTGTAACGAGGTTTTGTACTTGTTAGGATACTTAATGTTTCTTTCGCTGAGAAAAATAGAGGAGAAGGACACAACGGTTTACGttttatctctttattttgcATTGGTTGTTAGTTATTGGAAGCTCAAGGGGTAGGCCGATTTGGAAAATTAGACTAAGTGATGACCGGCTTTTTTGCTCTATtgtgtataaaaaattaaaacctttGATGCTCCTATTTGGTTTCTGATAAATTGGAGTTAGAGAGACTGAATGCAAAACTGTATGCgatatatacattagtaattgTTTTGATGGGTAAAATCATGGataaactaaaaagaaaaatggcgGCGTTTGCAGTGGCATTCGTATTAATCCCATTGAGTTTATGAATTGATTTACAACCAATCCATTTGGCAGCATTAGGTTTAGTCAAGTGTAACTCAGTGTTTTCGCCAATCATAACAGTTGAGGAAGAGTTCTCTTACTCCATGTTCTGACGAAATATTACTCCTCTTGAGAACTTTTGCAGGTCTTGGCCCAGGTAATTAGGTTTCATCCAAAGGTCCCCGGAGTTTGGATTTATGCTGCAGCATGGGAATTTGACCATAACTTAAATGTTGCGGCTGCTCGTGCTCTCATGCAGAGCGGTTTGAGAGTCTGCCCAACTTCAGAAGAACTGTGGGTCGAATATCTTCGGATGGAACTCACATACCTTAATAAGTTAAAAGCCCGGAAGGTTGCACTTGGAGAGGATGAGGGAACTCTGGTCCGTGATGATAGACTTGCTGATGAAAAACAGTGGAGAGACGAAAACAAGGATTTGTTTATGTCCCttaaagatgaagaaataaataacGATAGATTGAATGTTGACGATGAGGAGTCAAAGATGAAACTAGATTTGTTTCGACAACAAGGTTTGAGTGTTCTAAGAACTATCTATAATGCCGCGGTCAAAGCTCTCCCTTCTAGTTTTAGCCTGAGAAAGCAGTTGTTTGAAATATTGGAAGCAATGGACCTATCACAGTCAGAAGATATATGTAAGGAGATGCTAAATGACCTGAAGAGAGACTTTTCGACAGATCCCGAATATTGGGATTGGCTTGCAAGCCTTAGATTTGCTGATCCTAAAGGTGCACCAGGGATGAATGAAGAAGAAATTGTTCTTTCTCAGGCGCAAAAAGCAATTGAGGTACAAATGCTTGTGAACTACCAAAATCATGAACCAATGAAATTTTCATATGTGGTATTTATAATAGTTCCTGCATTGTTGATTACTGTACGAACACCTGAGGTACCATTcaatgaaattgaaatggaCATATATTCATCTTCTGATTTATTCCTATATAAATCTAATGGTCACCTTTGATGCTTTGCCA
This genomic interval from Juglans regia cultivar Chandler chromosome 3, Walnut 2.0, whole genome shotgun sequence contains the following:
- the LOC109012604 gene encoding glycine-rich protein 23-like — protein: MTDSMYKFKTFTTAICPLFQFSIFYIFSPSQLHFSFLIILVSISAKMDSKLLLVVLLGALICTHARELVGQKAGTFKEEKTFFHHFPGYGGGLGGGGGGRGGLGGGAGLGGGSGLGSGVGLGGGSGLGGGGGGGFGGGGGSGVGGGSGFGGGAGGGFGSGAGGLGGGSGGGFGGGGGDLIGGGAGGGYGGGAGGGIEGGLP
- the LOC109012596 gene encoding U3 small nucleolar RNA-associated protein 6 homolog, which translates into the protein MADVVQYRLERMVDELDDLEMRGLFSRREIAEIVKQRRKYEYRLKRPSPLKQDYLAYIDYETQLDSLRRLRKKSVARDLKAKGNKKMKQSISDFAGVSRIVDIYRLAVMRFKGDIDLWFRYLEFCRQRRNGRMKKVLAQVIRFHPKVPGVWIYAAAWEFDHNLNVAAARALMQSGLRVCPTSEELWVEYLRMELTYLNKLKARKVALGEDEGTLVRDDRLADEKQWRDENKDLFMSLKDEEINNDRLNVDDEESKMKLDLFRQQGLSVLRTIYNAAVKALPSSFSLRKQLFEILEAMDLSQSEDICKEMLNDLKRDFSTDPEYWDWLASLRFADPKGAPGMNEEEIVLSQAQKAIEVYEEALKVVPSATMFNLYAKFLIGIIDPQKEENQHSELSIHTVDYSSHLLMVYEKVETMGCITEDLACQHISFYLQLGRLDEARKQAEKYCSGNLSDSVQLWVLRVSIEIRCVTKDSPSPSKADLLSIYELLTKILKKVPVSKAESLWLMALKFFANHKHIFDKLVEMSLVSLARDGGSEDGFSLSAAIVNYVLPKDGIQCAREMYKRFLALPRPGLALYRNCIELESNLASVGNKDGLVNARKLYESALATFDQNVSLWQGYYSLETKMGTSETASAVHWRARKTLKDTTALVTSADL